The window TCAGCGGCGGCCTGCGCGTCCAGTCCGGATTCGAGGTGGCGGACCGCGCGTCGGGTGAGCGTGGCCTTCGCGATGTCCTCGCCCGCGCCCGTCGCGGACGCCGCGCCCGCGGGGGCGGCGTAGAACCCCGAGCCGATCTGGGGCACGTCGCCGACCCGGCCCGCGAGCGCGAGCCACCGCCCGCCCGTGGAGGTCGCCGTCGCGAACCTATCGCCATCGAACGCGACCGCGCCCACCGTGTCGTGGTCGTGCTCGTCGCCGCGCCCGGACGTGTCGTCGCTGTCGGCGTTGTCGGGGCTCCCGCCGAACTTGTCGTCGAGCCACGCGACGTGCTCCAGGGGGGTTCCCTCGGGGTGGCTGTCGAGGTCGTCCCACTGCTCGCGCGAACGCTCCGTCCAGAGGTCGACCTCGGTGTCGATTTCGATGTCCTCGGCGAAGTCAACGGCGTGCACGCCGCTCAGGAACACGTGCGGGGTTTCCTCCAGCACGCCGCGCGCGACCGACACCGCGTGCTCGACGCCCGGCATCCCCGCCGCCGCGCCCGCTTCTCTCTGGCTGTCCATCACGCCCGCGTCGGTGCGGATGATGCCGTCCGACTGCACCGCGCCGCCGACGCCCGCGTTGAACCGCTCGTCGGATTCGAGGACGCGAACCGCCGCCTCCACCGCGTCCACGGGGTCGTCCGCGTCCGCGCCTGCCGCCGCCGCGTCGTCCAAGACCGCCTGTCGAGGCTCGGGGTCGTCCGGCGCGCCGCCCGCGCCCCCGTGCACGATGACCTTCATACGGAGTGGTTTCCCGGCAATCCCGATAAACCGTCGGCTTCCGGAAGACCGCTGCGTCGCGCGGAAACAGCAGTCCTTTTACGCGCTCCCCGGCAGATTTCAGGCG is drawn from Salarchaeum sp. JOR-1 and contains these coding sequences:
- a CDS encoding isoaspartyl peptidase/L-asparaginase, yielding MKVIVHGGAGGAPDDPEPRQAVLDDAAAAGADADDPVDAVEAAVRVLESDERFNAGVGGAVQSDGIIRTDAGVMDSQREAGAAAGMPGVEHAVSVARGVLEETPHVFLSGVHAVDFAEDIEIDTEVDLWTERSREQWDDLDSHPEGTPLEHVAWLDDKFGGSPDNADSDDTSGRGDEHDHDTVGAVAFDGDRFATATSTGGRWLALAGRVGDVPQIGSGFYAAPAGAASATGAGEDIAKATLTRRAVRHLESGLDAQAAADRAIDEFAELTGSSAGVIVLDTDGNAGESYNSDAMQTSTR